In Leptospira congkakensis, the DNA window AGACCGAAACATCGAATCCAGTGATTTTCGGGATATGAATGTCAGGGATTTGTTTGTTAACGGAAGCGGCTTGGTTGGTTTTCCAATCAAATTTGTTTTCGAATTGTTCTTCGCCGAGACTTTCATCTCCTTGGAGAAGAGTAAATCGAACAGATTTGTAAATTTTGTATTCTTCTGATTCTTGGTTTAGGTTTCGAATGTCTTTGGGAAGTTCGTTGTCTTGGATATGAGCAATGACATGGAGAACGTATTGGTATAAAAAACCCAAAAAATAATAGGATAAAAATCCAATTAACAGTGCAAATACGAATGAAGAATAAATCCCAACTAAATTAAAGTTAAGAGCATTTTCTCCTTTTGGATTTTGCCAGTGTGTGAAGGTGAATTCTGCAAATAAAAAATGAATAAAAAAGAAAAGAAAACTAATGACACCTAGGAGTACGGGAAGTTTGACTCGATAACTCATTTGCGATCTGTTGTTTCCAATACTTTCATAATGATTGCAGAAAGAAAGAATAGAAAACTAAGAGGAACAAGTAACATTAACATAGAAAAAACATCTGGGCCTGGAGATAAAACGGCTGATACAACAGCGATGATTAGAACTGCCTCTCTCCATCTGGAAATCAGAAAACGAGAAGAAAGGATTCCTATTCTACCAAGTAAGATGAGAACAATTGGTAATTGAAAAGAAGCACCAAACACTAGGTGCAAATTAAAAAACAAATCATAATATTCGTCAATCGGTAAATAGGGATCCACTCCGTCTGGCCTAAGCACCACAAGAAAAACCCTTAGAAAGTTTTCAAAGACGGTAAACCAACAAAGAGCAAGTCCTGACCAAAAGAGTAGGGTGGAAAATAGGATGATGAACTTTCCCCATTTTTCTGTCCTTGTGTCCACAGCCGGAGCAATGAACCCCCAAAGGATGTACAACAAAAATGGTAAAGAAACAAGAACAGATAAGATAAACGATGTTTTGAGATAAATCAGAAACGGCGCCATCAATTGGATCTGGAAAAAATGAGCATCCGGACCCAAAACGGACTTATACGGTTGGATGAGAAAGGAATGGATCTCACTCCCAAAATATAACGTGCCAATCATAAAAACAGACACGACTAAAATGGAATAGATAAGTCTTAGGCGGAGTTCTTCTAAATGATCCCCCAGGGACATGTATTTTTCCCTGGTTTCAGAATCCTCTGGTAGCGGAAGTGCGGTTCTTTTTTTCCCGGCCAAGGTTTAAGTCTTATGCTTTTTTCTTTTTCGCAGATTTGGTAGCACCCGTGGAAGCTGACTTTGGTTCTTCTTGTGGGAAACTAGTTTGGGATGGTTCGTCTTCCTGGCCTGTGAGTGATTTACGAAATTCTTTGATTCCGGAACCCAAATCTTTTGCAAGGCTTGGAAGGCGTTTTCCACCAAAAAAAAGTAACGCTAAGAAGACAATGAGTGCAATCTCCCATGGTCCTAAATTAAAAAAAGCAATAGGTGCTTGAAAAGAAAACGGATTGGATGGCATATTTCCCTCTTAAGGCAAGAGTTATGCAAACGAATCTAGAAGCAAGCGGAATGATAGAATTCTTTAAGGTCTTGCCCAACCTATTTTCCGGTGGTGTGTATTTAACAGATCCAAAAACCGGTCAGATTTTATTTTCGAACGATTTTTTTAAAAACAATTTGGGTTGTCACAAAACCATTGAGGAGTGTTTGGAGTCCGAACTTTTGACCTGGGTTGCGGAAGAAGACAAAGTTAATTTTCGAGAGCAGTTTCTTTCTCCGAACAAACATTTTGATCGCGATACCATTTCCGGGGATTATCGATTTCGTATGCCGAATGAAGTTCTTGTTCGTTGGTTTCAATTCGAAAAGAAAAAAGTAAACATTCCTAATATGGATTCGGATTTACAAATTGTTTTCGTCCGCGATGTCACTAATGAAAAAACAAATGAAATCAACATTGTGGAACAGATCCAATTTTTTCTCGGGCTTTTTGAGAATGCTTCGGTCGGGATGGCATTACAAGATTGGGAAGGTGGATATTTTCGAGTTAACCCTCGTTTTACAGAAATCACTGGATACAGTTTTCAGAACTTAACGGATTTGAATATCAAACGGATTAAGGGAGAAACCATCTCCGAAGAAGAAATGGAATATTTTGGTTTTTTTAAGGAAGGAGCAGAAGAGTCAAGGCTTACAAGAAAGGATGGCAGAAGGATCAATGTGTATCGCCGAATCAGTGCCTTTCGAAACTCACAAGGGAAACCGGATTTTTATTATGTGTTTTTGGATGATGTCACTGAGAAAAAACAATTAGAGTCTTATCAGTTACATTCACAGAAAATGGAAACTATTGGAAGTTTGGCGACAAACATTGCCCACGACTTAAATAATTACCTGCAACCAATTCATGTATTCTCTCAGTTGGGTGAGGAGGAGATTCAATCAGGTAATTTTGACAAAATTCGTATTTTGGAGTATTTAGGGAAAATTAGAATGGGTGCAGATAACGCTCGTTCGATGATACATAGAATCATCAAATACTCTAAGGTAAAAGATGAGAATTATGCAACTAAGATGGAAATTTCATCGGTTGTTGAATCTTCTATCCCACTTGTGAATGCAGGTTTACCAAAAAATGTGGAAGCACAATTTGATTTTCATAAATCTCCCCTTTATACCAAATTGGATGCGGTTCGGTTTTCAAAAATTCTTTGTGAGTTAACTTCTGGAGGCCTTCTTGTTTGGGATGATCGCAAACGGGGAATGGTTCGGATCCAAACTCTGCCTGCCGATGAATTTAAACTTTTGGTTTCTATTGAATTTACAGGTCTTTCTTTACCAAGTCTTTCGGGACTGAATACCCTTGACTTTGTGAATTTTGGGGATGAAGAGTTCCAGTGGGCAGGAATGCATCTAATCAATCGGTATGTGAAAAACTGGGGAGGGGAGTTTTATATAGAAAAACCAGAACCAATGACGGTGATCATCAATATTTTCCTTCCTTTGGAAGAAGGACAAACGGTTCCAGGGATCTCCAAGTCCACTGTCAGTAGTGATCCAAAAGATGTCTGGGCTGAAATTTCGAAAAAAGAAATCTGGATTGTAGAGGATGATGAAGCGGCAAGTGAAGCCATTTGTTTTGTATTATCACAAAAAAATGTAACTCCAAAGGTTTTTCGAAGTGCGTCCATTGCATTGGAAACATTAAAATTGCGAGCCCCAGATTTTATTTTATCAGACTATCGGATGCGCGAAATGAATGGGTTAAACCTAATACGTAAAATCAAACAATTAAACCCTAATCTTTCTGCTGTTTTGTATACGGGAAATATGGATGGATTGGATTCTGAGGAGTTGGACAACGAAGGGATACTGGTTCGTTCCAAACCAATATCCATCGATGAACTTTACGAAACGATTTTGTTATCGTTTGGGTTTCTTTGATTTTGTTTTAGGAGCTTCTTCGGCGCCTGTGCTATCTTTGATAAACTGAATGACTTCCTTTTCTATGAGTTCTTTATCTGTTTTCACATACTTAGAAAGTAATACATGGGAACCATTTTCAATTTTTAAAAGTTTGTTTTTTGGGTTTGGATTAGATCCAGACTGAATCAAATCATAAACTTTTAACATTGCAGGAACCGATGCAACAAAATCATGTTCTCTTTCTGATTTATAGTAGTACATGAGTAAGGTGGGAGATACAATTCTTGGGTAAGGATTGTCTTTATCTACAAATCTTTTTAGATTTAGAATATTTTGAATGGCTCCAAAATATTGATCCAAATACCAATACTTAGCTGACTCGTCTTTAGGATCCGTTTTTGAAATACGCATCTCTCCTTTGATTGCATTGATAAAAGATTTTCCCCAATGGAATCGGAAGATATGAGCACTTGGGTCATCAAAATCGTAAAAAGGTGAAGCAAGGATTAAAGAGTCGACTAAATCCGGATGTTTTGCCGCTAAATAGGAAGCAATGTTTCCACCCATACTTGTTCCTATCACTACGGTCTTTTCACCAAGTTCTCTTGCATAAATCAAACTATCTTCTGCATCTTGTAGGTAGTTTTGAAATCCTGTATTTAGGTGATCTTCTGGATTGGTTCCATGTCCTGGTAAACGTAAGTAATAAGTATTGGCACCAAAGTATTCTGTAAGTTTGTTTGTGACTTCTTCCCCTTCGCCACGACTGGCTCCAAATCCGTGGATGTAAACGATGACAATTGGAGTTTTTTCTTCCGAAACTCGGACGAGTAATTCTTCGTTGTTGGGTCTTGTATTTTCTTTGGCACTGATACTCAGTTCGTTTTGATAAAAGGCATCGAAATTTTCGAATTTGCGAGTGGAATCATAATTGTATTCGCCGGTAGACCAGTTGTAAGTGGATACTAGAAATGAAGATAGAATGAGAGTGATGGCAATCACCCATTTGATTAATATTCTCATCGAGGTTCTCTTGTTACGAAAGATAAATATAACAAATGCAGGATTTCTGTTACTAATTCAAGTCAATTTGTTTGTTTTCTGTCACAAACCTACAGAAGCGATCCAACTTTGGATGACTCCTAGCCCTGATGTAGCAAAAACTGCTGCCGTATACGGTGAAATTAGAAATCCTTTTGCCAACTCTGTAGAAATCCAAACGATAGTCAGTGATATGTATCAGTCGGTTGAATTTCATGAAACAACAGTGGACAATACATTACAAATCGCCCGTATGCGTAAGATAGAATATCCGATTCCTATGAAAGCCTCTGAAACCATTTTACTCACAAGGTCTAGCAAACATTTGATGTTATACGGTAAAATAAAACAATCGGATAATTTAAAATTAGAAATTCAGTTTTCTAATGGAGAAAAACGAACTGTGATTGTGGAGGAAAGATCATTATGATTCAAAAAGTATTTTTAGGATTACTTTTTTGTGTTTTTTCGTTTGGATGTGGTTCTGGATTTGAATTCACCGAACTACCGATTGGTGGGAATATTGAAGCCGTTGACAAAGCGGGACATTCTATTTCATTCAAATCGATGCAGGAGCCAGTGTTACTTGTATTTTTTGGGTATACCTATTGCCCTGACTTTTGTCCTAACACGCTCGCAAAAATCAAAACTGCCATAGAACCCTTAACCGATGAAGAAAAAACAAAATTCAAAGTGGTTTTTATTTCTGTGGATCCAGTTCGTGATTCCCCCGAAACAACTACCAAATACGTAAGGTTTTATCTAGAACAATCCATCGGGCTTTCTTTTTCGCAGGACACAACCAATCAAATTCTAAAACAATACGCAGCTTATGTGGAAAAAACGGAAGATGGCCAAAGTTTTGACCACTCTACCTATATTTATGTTTTAGACAAAAATCGGAAAACTCGAAAACTCATCAAGTCCACCGATTCCAAAGAAGTGATTACTAAATCAATACAGTTGTTAAGCGGCAATTCCGTTTAATCTTAACAAAGCATCAATATCAGGATCTTTTCCATAAAAATCTCGGAAAAGGTCCATTGCATTTCCAGAACCACCTTTTTCTAAAACGGTTTTTCTAAAATGCGCAGCATGATCTAAGTCAAACACTCCACGATCCACAAACGAGTAATAGGCATTTGCTGAAAGTAACTCAGCCCATTTATAAGAATAGTATCCCGCTGCATACCCGCCGGCAAAAATATGGGTGAAGGAATTTTGGAACTTGTTGTAAGATGGTGGTGAAAAAACAGATACCTCTTTTCTCACTTGGTCTAAAATTTCCTGCACTCTCGCTTCGTTTGGTTTTTCCTTATGGATCAACATATCGAACTTAGCAAATTCTAACTGCCTGACCACTCCCATCGCGGACAAAAAGTTTTTGGCTTTCACCATAGTTTCAATATAAGAATTGGGAATTGGTTCTTTTGTTTCGTAGTGTTTGGCAAATAGTTCTAATACCTTTGGTTCATAAGCAAAGTTTTCTAAAAACTGAGAAGGGAATTCTACTGCATCCCATTCCACTCCGTTCACTCCACTGACAAACGCTTCGTTCACACGAGAGAGTAGGTGGTGGAGGGCATGACCTAGTTCATGAAAGAGGGTAACCACATCACTTGGTCTGAGTAGGGAAGGTTGTGTGTTTGTGGCTTTTGGAAAACTAGCAACTACGAAGGCAACTGGAAGTTCTGTTTTCCCAGTTTCATCCTGGAAATGTGGTTTCCAATTGTGCATCCAAGCACCACCTTTTTTTTCGGATCGCACTTCTAAATCTAAATACAAACGAGATCTGGTTTCCCCTTCTACTACTAGATCATAACAAAGGACAGAGGGTTCCCAAACGGGAGTGTTTACTTGTTTGAATACAACACCTAGTAGTTTTTGAAGGAATACAAAAGTGCCGTTTATGACAGTTTCTTTTTCTAAGTATGGGCGATAGATTTCTTCATCATAAGAAAAGGATTCTTTTTTTAATTTTTCAGAATAGAAGGTAAGATCCCAAGGTTCGAGATCTGTTTGTCCTAATTTTTTAGCAAAATTTTTGATTTCATTTAGTTCTTGTAAGGCGATGGGTTTTGCTTTTATCGCAAGATGGTCTAAAAATTCGATTACTTGTTCTGGAGTGTCTGCCACTTTTGTAGCCAAACTCAAATGAGAAAAAGTAGGGTATCCAAGTAGTTTTGCTTCTTTGTCGCGGAGTTCTAAAATTTCCTCCATCAATTTTCCATTTTCTGGTGCTCTTGTGCAATAACCGTCGTAGAGTTTTTTTCGGATCTCTCTGTTTTCGCCATAAGTCATATAAGCAATGTAAGATGGAAAATGTAATGTGAATTTATAGGTGCCGTCTTCTTGTTTTGCGGAGTTTTTTTCGCTTTCGGGAAGGCCTTTTACTTCCTCTTCGGAAAGGTAAAGTGCAAAGGCATTGGTTGCATTTAAAACATTTTGTGAAAATTGGTTGGAGAGGTCTGACAAACGAATGAGAAGTTGTTTGAGTGAATCTTTTGTTTCTTTATCGAGGCCCACGCCAGACAATCGGAAATCACGAATTTCGTTTTCTAAAACTTTGGATGCTTCGGGTTTAAGATTTTTTTCCGAGGTTTGAATTTTCAAAAAAGAGGAAAATATGTCTTCGTTTTGTCCAAGGTCCGTATAATACTCGCTGAGGACCGGTAATAGCCGGCTATAGATCGTTTGGCTTTCTTCATTGTTTTTAACAGAGTTGAGATGAGAGATTTCAGTGACAAGGTCTCCTAGTTCTGTTTGGATTCTTTGGTAAGGTTTTACAAAGTTTTGAAATGTTGGTTTTTCTATCTTTAATAGAGTTTTGATAAATTCTTTGTTGGACTCCATTTTTTCTAAAATGGCAGATTCTTTTTTAGGAAGATTTTCAGAATGAAATTCAGGAAACATGATGGCCTCTAATGATTTAGACTCGATTTCAATTGGATCTTCACCAGTTTGGTGGTAGAGGAAAAGGATGCCACCTGAAAAAAGTAAAATTGTTTTCTTTGATGGAGTTTGCCACTTGTGTATGGGCTCAGTTCAGTTTCTTTTGAAGAGAAACCAAAAAGAAAATTTATATTTTTCGGCGATTGGCTCCGAAACTTTTTTTTCCCTGATCCCCAAAGACAAAATTCCTAACCTTCCCGATAGCATTCTTTATTGGAAAGAAGGGGAATTGTATTTGGAATCCGATGCGATTTTGCAATTGGTTCGTGAGTTAAAGTTCCCCTGGTTTTTATTTTATGGGTTTTTGTTTGTTCCTCGTATTTTTCGAAATTTCATTTACCGATGGATCGCCAAACATCGATATAACTGGTTTGGGAAAGCAGATGCCTGTATGATTCCCTCACCAAATATCAAAAAACGTTTTTTAGACTAGGGTTTTGTTGCCTTTACAAGCCTTAGGTTTAACTTTTTGTTTCTATCATAGGCGTAGACAGATAGAGTTTCACCGAGACCTTCCCATTTAAGACCCAGCCCTTTCCAAACTTGGAAATCAGATTCGGAAACAAGGATGTAACCTTCTATTTTCGAAAGTTCTTCCCAAGTGATTTCTTGGATCGGTTTATGATAATAAAATGCAAAACTGGGAATCCCGTGAGCACCAAATGAGTATAAGGTTTCATCTTTTGATACGATTGATTGGATACGCTGCGCGGCCTTTTTGGAATCGGTTCTCATTTCTGAAAATTTAGGTAATATCACAAAAGATAAAACTGCGATCATTAACAATGCAACAGTTAAGTAGATTCGATACATATAAATTTGGTTGTGTTTTCTTGCGAGTTGGTCACCGAGAAGGATGGCAAGAATTGGATAAGCAGATAGTGGATAGGAGGGAAGTTTACTTGCTAGTCCTTCATAAAAGATCCAAGAGAATACAAGCCCAAGTAACAAAAATCTTTTTGGAGTAAAAGTATAATTTTCTTCTTTCCAGTTCCAAGGAAAAAGATGTTTTGAAATGGTAAGTCCGCCCGTTTTTAAAAGTGCGATTAATTTCCATCCGTTTTCGTAAAGAAAGGAAAGGTAAATTCTAGTCCATGGAAAAATTGTCACAAGAAATAATAGAAGATAGGTGCCAGGTGGTCCTGATTGTCCAAACACTGGATCGGTAGCTCGACGAAAGATATACCAATCCAACATCCAACGTATCAGTTCTCCATTGTCTTTTTGCCAAGAAAGATAACCCCAATAAAAAAGTGGGAGGAGGGCGATTGGTAACCAGAGAAATGGATTGAGTTTCCAAATTTGTGATCTGATTTGATTTACGCTAAGAAGAAGCAGACAAGTGCCTCCGAGAAAAATAAGTATGGGTGGACCTTTGACAAGAATTCCCAAACTTACAGAAAGCCAGAATAAAAAGACAAAACGTTTTTTGTTGAATTTGATCCAGTGGTAAAGAGAAACAAATCCCAACATTCCAAAAAATACTAAAAGAGAATCCACAAGTGCAATTTTCCCGTTCAAAGGAAAGTATAAGGAAAAACTTAGAATGCTAAACGCATAAAGAGCTGTTCTCGAACCATACATAATGTTTGTTAAATGGTATGTAAGTAAACAAGTCCCTAAAATACAAAGTGCTGGGAAAAGACGTAAAACCCACTCGGAGGCACCCAAAACACGAAATAAAGAAGAAGTAATCCAAAAATGTAACGGTGGTTTTCTATGCGGAGTGGAGTAAGGGAAGTCCATACTCAAATAATCTCCTGTTTCCATCATGGAACGAGAAAACCCTGCATAAGCAGCTTCGTCTTGGTCTACAAGGGGGGAAGAGTTCCCATAGAATAGAAAAAAAATCAAAACGCCAATCAGGAAAATAAAGGTGCGATGAACAGATAAGAATTTCACAGTCTCAAAGACAGAAAACCCCATCTAGTTTGTCAAAGCAGAAAAGAATCTTTAGTTTTGTATTCATTTTGTAACAAATCTGGAATCAAAATGGAAAAAAAGAAATATAAGGTTTAT includes these proteins:
- a CDS encoding hybrid sensor histidine kinase/response regulator gives rise to the protein MQTNLEASGMIEFFKVLPNLFSGGVYLTDPKTGQILFSNDFFKNNLGCHKTIEECLESELLTWVAEEDKVNFREQFLSPNKHFDRDTISGDYRFRMPNEVLVRWFQFEKKKVNIPNMDSDLQIVFVRDVTNEKTNEINIVEQIQFFLGLFENASVGMALQDWEGGYFRVNPRFTEITGYSFQNLTDLNIKRIKGETISEEEMEYFGFFKEGAEESRLTRKDGRRINVYRRISAFRNSQGKPDFYYVFLDDVTEKKQLESYQLHSQKMETIGSLATNIAHDLNNYLQPIHVFSQLGEEEIQSGNFDKIRILEYLGKIRMGADNARSMIHRIIKYSKVKDENYATKMEISSVVESSIPLVNAGLPKNVEAQFDFHKSPLYTKLDAVRFSKILCELTSGGLLVWDDRKRGMVRIQTLPADEFKLLVSIEFTGLSLPSLSGLNTLDFVNFGDEEFQWAGMHLINRYVKNWGGEFYIEKPEPMTVIINIFLPLEEGQTVPGISKSTVSSDPKDVWAEISKKEIWIVEDDEAASEAICFVLSQKNVTPKVFRSASIALETLKLRAPDFILSDYRMREMNGLNLIRKIKQLNPNLSAVLYTGNMDGLDSEELDNEGILVRSKPISIDELYETILLSFGFL
- a CDS encoding ArnT family glycosyltransferase, which translates into the protein MKFLSVHRTFIFLIGVLIFFLFYGNSSPLVDQDEAAYAGFSRSMMETGDYLSMDFPYSTPHRKPPLHFWITSSLFRVLGASEWVLRLFPALCILGTCLLTYHLTNIMYGSRTALYAFSILSFSLYFPLNGKIALVDSLLVFFGMLGFVSLYHWIKFNKKRFVFLFWLSVSLGILVKGPPILIFLGGTCLLLLSVNQIRSQIWKLNPFLWLPIALLPLFYWGYLSWQKDNGELIRWMLDWYIFRRATDPVFGQSGPPGTYLLLFLVTIFPWTRIYLSFLYENGWKLIALLKTGGLTISKHLFPWNWKEENYTFTPKRFLLLGLVFSWIFYEGLASKLPSYPLSAYPILAILLGDQLARKHNQIYMYRIYLTVALLMIAVLSFVILPKFSEMRTDSKKAAQRIQSIVSKDETLYSFGAHGIPSFAFYYHKPIQEITWEELSKIEGYILVSESDFQVWKGLGLKWEGLGETLSVYAYDRNKKLNLRLVKATKP
- a CDS encoding alpha/beta hydrolase; protein product: MRILIKWVIAITLILSSFLVSTYNWSTGEYNYDSTRKFENFDAFYQNELSISAKENTRPNNEELLVRVSEEKTPIVIVYIHGFGASRGEGEEVTNKLTEYFGANTYYLRLPGHGTNPEDHLNTGFQNYLQDAEDSLIYARELGEKTVVIGTSMGGNIASYLAAKHPDLVDSLILASPFYDFDDPSAHIFRFHWGKSFINAIKGEMRISKTDPKDESAKYWYLDQYFGAIQNILNLKRFVDKDNPYPRIVSPTLLMYYYKSEREHDFVASVPAMLKVYDLIQSGSNPNPKNKLLKIENGSHVLLSKYVKTDKELIEKEVIQFIKDSTGAEEAPKTKSKKPKR
- a CDS encoding M3 family metallopeptidase, producing the protein MFPEFHSENLPKKESAILEKMESNKEFIKTLLKIEKPTFQNFVKPYQRIQTELGDLVTEISHLNSVKNNEESQTIYSRLLPVLSEYYTDLGQNEDIFSSFLKIQTSEKNLKPEASKVLENEIRDFRLSGVGLDKETKDSLKQLLIRLSDLSNQFSQNVLNATNAFALYLSEEEVKGLPESEKNSAKQEDGTYKFTLHFPSYIAYMTYGENREIRKKLYDGYCTRAPENGKLMEEILELRDKEAKLLGYPTFSHLSLATKVADTPEQVIEFLDHLAIKAKPIALQELNEIKNFAKKLGQTDLEPWDLTFYSEKLKKESFSYDEEIYRPYLEKETVINGTFVFLQKLLGVVFKQVNTPVWEPSVLCYDLVVEGETRSRLYLDLEVRSEKKGGAWMHNWKPHFQDETGKTELPVAFVVASFPKATNTQPSLLRPSDVVTLFHELGHALHHLLSRVNEAFVSGVNGVEWDAVEFPSQFLENFAYEPKVLELFAKHYETKEPIPNSYIETMVKAKNFLSAMGVVRQLEFAKFDMLIHKEKPNEARVQEILDQVRKEVSVFSPPSYNKFQNSFTHIFAGGYAAGYYSYKWAELLSANAYYSFVDRGVFDLDHAAHFRKTVLEKGGSGNAMDLFRDFYGKDPDIDALLRLNGIAA
- a CDS encoding SCO family protein; the encoded protein is MIQKVFLGLLFCVFSFGCGSGFEFTELPIGGNIEAVDKAGHSISFKSMQEPVLLVFFGYTYCPDFCPNTLAKIKTAIEPLTDEEKTKFKVVFISVDPVRDSPETTTKYVRFYLEQSIGLSFSQDTTNQILKQYAAYVEKTEDGQSFDHSTYIYVLDKNRKTRKLIKSTDSKEVITKSIQLLSGNSV
- a CDS encoding thiol-disulfide oxidoreductase DCC family protein translates to MPPEKSKIVFFDGVCHLCMGSVQFLLKRNQKENLYFSAIGSETFFSLIPKDKIPNLPDSILYWKEGELYLESDAILQLVRELKFPWFLFYGFLFVPRIFRNFIYRWIAKHRYNWFGKADACMIPSPNIKKRFLD
- a CDS encoding Sec-independent protein translocase subunit TatA/TatB, encoding MPSNPFSFQAPIAFFNLGPWEIALIVFLALLFFGGKRLPSLAKDLGSGIKEFRKSLTGQEDEPSQTSFPQEEPKSASTGATKSAKKKKA
- the tatC gene encoding twin-arginine translocase subunit TatC, whose translation is MSLGDHLEELRLRLIYSILVVSVFMIGTLYFGSEIHSFLIQPYKSVLGPDAHFFQIQLMAPFLIYLKTSFILSVLVSLPFLLYILWGFIAPAVDTRTEKWGKFIILFSTLLFWSGLALCWFTVFENFLRVFLVVLRPDGVDPYLPIDEYYDLFFNLHLVFGASFQLPIVLILLGRIGILSSRFLISRWREAVLIIAVVSAVLSPGPDVFSMLMLLVPLSFLFFLSAIIMKVLETTDRK
- a CDS encoding copper chaperone PCu(A)C, producing the protein MLRKINITNAGFLLLIQVNLFVFCHKPTEAIQLWMTPSPDVAKTAAVYGEIRNPFANSVEIQTIVSDMYQSVEFHETTVDNTLQIARMRKIEYPIPMKASETILLTRSSKHLMLYGKIKQSDNLKLEIQFSNGEKRTVIVEERSL